In Hymenobacter gelipurpurascens, one DNA window encodes the following:
- a CDS encoding START-like domain-containing protein translates to MPLSATRLKHRFTVEYPINASPKILYPYLASASGLSQWFCQDVRIDEDHCYNFIWDNQPHFAEMNSHRTNRSVRFVFLDQNKRHTPDANYLDFLLEESQLTQEVYLRIMDYSEETDDVELQEMWDSLIQKLREQVGG, encoded by the coding sequence ATGCCCCTTTCTGCTACTCGTCTCAAGCACCGTTTTACGGTTGAGTACCCCATTAATGCCTCCCCTAAAATCCTGTACCCGTATCTGGCGTCGGCTTCCGGTCTTTCGCAATGGTTTTGCCAGGATGTACGCATTGATGAAGACCACTGCTACAATTTCATATGGGATAATCAGCCGCACTTCGCTGAAATGAATTCCCACCGCACCAACCGTTCGGTCCGCTTTGTTTTCCTGGACCAGAACAAGCGCCACACTCCAGACGCAAACTATCTGGATTTTCTGCTGGAAGAGTCGCAACTGACGCAGGAAGTGTATCTGCGCATCATGGACTACTCGGAGGAGACGGACGATGTAGAACTGCAGGAAATGTGGGACAGCCTCATTCAAAAACTGCGGGAACAGGTAGGCGGCTAA